GCTCCAGGAGGACGTGTACCTGGAGGAGCATCGGGTCAACGGCATCCCCGTGCTGCCTGGCGCCGCGGCCATCGAGTGGCTCGCGGAGGTCGCTTCGGTCGCGGGTGAGGGGGACGTGCGCGAGGTGCGTGACGTGTCCCTGGAGAAGTTCATCCGCGTCCGGCCCGAGCGTCCGACCGAGGCCCGTGTCCGGGCCGTGCGTCGCGACGAGGTGTGGGAGGTCTCCGCGTACGCGGACCTGCTCAACCCCCGGGGCGCGGTGCTGCGCTCGGACGTGCTGCACTACCGCGCCGAGGTTCGACTGGGAGCTCGCCACCAGCGGGTGATTCCTCCCGGCTTCGGGGAAGCACGGGGCGCGCAGGGGGAGCTGCCCTTCAGTCGCTCCTACGTGAAGGACGCCTACTTCCACGTGGGGGCGCCGTTCCGCATCGTGGATTGGATCCGCTACGTCGGGCCGCGCGACGCCGTGGCGAGCCTGCGGGTCCCCGAGCCGACGGGCTACTTCGCCTCCGTGCCGTGGGCCCGCTTCTGGCTGGACCCGTTCGTCCTGGACGGATGCTTCCAGCTCACGGGCACGCTGGGCATCCTCCACAACCTCCGGGCTCCGGTCCCCAAGGGTGTGCACCGGCTGGTGCTGGGGCGCACGCCTCGGGCGGGCGAGCGGCTCGGCGTCCGCGCGCGGCTGAACCGCGAGGTGGGCGAGCTGCTGTTCCATGACTTCACTGTCTGGGACGAGCAGGGGCGCATCTGCCTGGAGGCGCACGACTACTGCTCCATCAGCGTGGACGCCTACACCCCCGAGCAGAAGGTGTACCTGCGCACGTCGCTGGACCCCTCCGGTGGGCTGCACTCCTCCGAGCCGAAGGTGCGCGCGCATGCCGGCTGAGCGTCAGGAGCCCATCGCCATCATCGGCATGGGGTGCGTCCTCCCGGACGCGCATGACGTGCCCACGTTCTGGAAGAACCTCCAGGCGGGACACGTGGCCGTGCGGCCGCTCACCGGCGCGCGCTGGGATTGGAGCGCGTATGGCAGCGACGACCCGAGCGCGGTCGACCGCACGACGTCCTTCCTCGGCGCGCCCGTCGAGGGGCTGAAGTTCGATTGGAAGAAGTTCAAGGTCCCGCCCATCGAGACCCGCCTGCTGCACACCATCGAGATGATGGTGCTGGAGGCCGCGGTCCAGGCGATGACGAGCGCGGGCTACACCCCGGAGCGCGAGTTCGCGAGGGACAGGGTCGCGGTGATTGCCGGCTCCAGCGGCATGGGGCGCAAGAGCAACCTGGGCTTCAACACCAAGTGGCGGCTCCCCGAGCTGCTGCGCGCAGCGAGCCAGACGGAGGCCTGGAAGGAGCTCTCCTCGGAGCAGGCCGAGCACGTCGCACGGCAGGTCCAGGAGGAGCTCGTCCGGCAGCACATCGACGGCTCGGATGACTGGGCTTTCTGGGGCTTCATGAGCCCGGTGCTGGGGCGCGTGTGCAGCCTCTTCGACTTGCACGGGCCGCACTTCTGTGTGGATGCCCACGCCGCGTCAGGGCTCGCCGCGCTGGAGACGGCGGTGCAGGGGCTGATGAGCGGGGAGTGGGACATGGCGCTGGTGGGCGCGGCCAGCCCCGCGCTGTCGCCCATGGAGTACGTGCTGCACGACAAGCTGCGCCGGCTGTCGAGGCGCGGCGTGTTCCCGCTGGATGCTCGGGCGGATGGCACCGCGCTGGGCGAAGGCGCGGTGATGTTCCTGCTCAAGCCGCTGGAGGCCGCGCGCAGGGATGGGGACCCCATCCAGGGCGTGCTCCGGGGCGTGGGCGGAGTGAACCGGGGCGCGGGCCCCTCGATGACGGCCACGGACGCACAGGCACATCGCAGGGCGGCCGAAGAGGCGCACCGACGCGCTGCGGTGGCGGCCGACTCGGTCTGCTTCGTGGAGACGGGCGCCACGGGGGTTCCCTCGTGGGATGCCCACCTCGTCGAGGGCCTGTCGGACGCGTACCGGGGCTCCAACGGTGTGTCGCTCGGCGCCATCTCCGAGTCGGTGGGGGACCTGCAGGCGGCGTCGAGCCTCGCCGCGATGCTCAAGGTCCTGTTGATGCTGCGTGAGCGGACCCTCGTTCCGCAGCGCTCCTTCCAGACGCGTCATCCGGACGTCGTGCTGGGGGACACGTCGCCGCGAGTCCTCACGGAGCAGGCCGCGCTGACGCGAGGTCCGCGCCGGGCGGCCGTCCATGCGGCGGGCTTCGGTGGGGTCGCCTGGCACGCGGTGGTGGAGGCGTATGAACCGGAGGCACCCCAGGTCCGTGGTCGTGCGCCGCGTCCTCCGGCGGAGCCCATCGCGATGGTGGGGTTCGCCTGCAAGTACCCCGATGCTCCGAGCCCCGAGGTCCTCTGGGACAACGCGCTGAAGGGGCACTGCGCGGTGGGAGACATCCCCGAGTCGCGCTGGCCGGTGTCGCTCTACCACGACGCCTCTCGGGCCTGGGGTGAGACGAGTCGGGAGACGTTCTTCCGCGTGTACTCGCCCAAGGCCGCGCTGGTGGCGGAGTCACCGCTCCGCTTCACGGAGTTCGGC
This genomic stretch from Myxococcus fulvus harbors:
- a CDS encoding polyketide synthase; this encodes MPAERQEPIAIIGMGCVLPDAHDVPTFWKNLQAGHVAVRPLTGARWDWSAYGSDDPSAVDRTTSFLGAPVEGLKFDWKKFKVPPIETRLLHTIEMMVLEAAVQAMTSAGYTPEREFARDRVAVIAGSSGMGRKSNLGFNTKWRLPELLRAASQTEAWKELSSEQAEHVARQVQEELVRQHIDGSDDWAFWGFMSPVLGRVCSLFDLHGPHFCVDAHAASGLAALETAVQGLMSGEWDMALVGAASPALSPMEYVLHDKLRRLSRRGVFPLDARADGTALGEGAVMFLLKPLEAARRDGDPIQGVLRGVGGVNRGAGPSMTATDAQAHRRAAEEAHRRAAVAADSVCFVETGATGVPSWDAHLVEGLSDAYRGSNGVSLGAISESVGDLQAASSLAAMLKVLLMLRERTLVPQRSFQTRHPDVVLGDTSPRVLTEQAALTRGPRRAAVHAAGFGGVAWHAVVEAYEPEAPQVRGRAPRPPAEPIAMVGFACKYPDAPSPEVLWDNALKGHCAVGDIPESRWPVSLYHDASRAWGETSRETFFRVYSPKAALVAESPLRFTEFGIPPNAVARMDPAQRWTLEVAKAAVADAGRSLPSERTAVIVATTPGNLQEVAVETRLAFPELASVYRQVLSRSGVPMDNVERFVAQAREAFQGQQPSITSDSLPGILNSAPATRVARALDVRGPAFTVESACASTLTALSLAIQGLRDGRWDVAVVGGVWSQITAPYCVNMCFVGAISPKGRMRPFSQEADGFVHGEGCGIFVLKRLSDAKRDGGRIHALIRGVGGSTDGRGKSIFASQARGQALAMRRALHDSGVGAESIQYVEAHATGMLEGDLPEAGALVEVYGRESQPVRIGAIKPHIGHSYIASAGAGVLRAVLALQRGVLPPLFTGAALNARLASSEGPLSFARDASPWGVGDAPRRAAVNAYGFGGTNYHLILEEYRDAP